Proteins encoded within one genomic window of Humulus lupulus chromosome 1, drHumLupu1.1, whole genome shotgun sequence:
- the LOC133826431 gene encoding uncharacterized protein LOC133826431, whose translation MVEGKRIFERVYICLKACNEGFRSGCRPLISLDGCFLKGYCKGLLLAAVGIDATNSMYPIACAVCEKENTNTWSWFLKLLKEDLDIDRPSQFVMMSDKQKGLENAIASVFEGAEVRNCVRHLHSNFKKDHPGLLLKQQLWAAAKTTTIPEFQKRMRELRETSENAYNWLALKTPSEWSRSHFSEMVKCDMLLNNLCESFNAAIVDARDKSIITLLEKIRYWLMSRFFNKRESLKKWIHLVGKIILQIVEKNKSIAKNCLTIRAATYQFQVDCPNNESFDVDLQKRTCSCRRFQLTGIPCGHALAAIWTSGAEIMDYIHECYKKETFRKAYAGIIYPMSSPEQWPETGLNPIYPPFETNLPGRPKKARRRESDEPPPSSTKTRRFGQIHLCKKCKQPGHTSKTCPNPTNAQVPAQKKRGRPPVANPTEATKKRKE comes from the exons ATGGTAGAAGGAAAAAGGATATTTGAGAGGGTATACATTTGCTTAAAAGCTTGTAATGAAGGTTTCAGATCTGGCTGTAGACCACTCATTAGTCTTGATGGGTGCTTCCTCAAAGGGTATTGTAAAGGATTGCTTTTGGCTGCAGTAGGAATAGATGCAACAAACTCAATGTATCCTATTGCTTGTGCAGTTTGTGAGAAAGAAAACACTAACACTTGGTCTTGGTTTTTAAAATTGTTGAAGGAAGATCTAGATATTGACAGACCTTCTCAGTTTGTTATGATGAGCGATAAGCAGAAAGGGTTGGAGAATGCTATTGCTTCTGTTTTTGAGGGTGCAGAGGTGAGAAATTGTGTTAGGCACTTGCATTCCAACTTCAAGAAAGACCACCCAGGTTTGTTATTGAAGCAACAACTATGGGCAGCAGCAAAGACAACCACTATTCCAGAGTTTCAAAAGAGGATGAGAGAGTTAAGGGAAACTAGTGAAAATGCTTACAACTGGTTGGCACTAAAGACTCCATCCGAGTGGTCTAGGTCACATTTTAGTGAAATGGTGAAATGTGATATGTTGTTAAACAACCTTTGCGAATCTTTTAATGCTGCAATAGTTGATGCTAGAGACAAGTCGATAATTACTTTGCTAGAAAAGATTCGTTATTGGCTAATGAGTCGGTTTTTCAATAAGAGGGAAAGTCTGAAGAAGTGGATACATCTTGTGGGGAAAATAATATTGCAAATTGTGGAGAAGAACAAGAGTATTGCCAAGAATTGTCTGACTATTAGGGCTGCAACTTATCAATTTCAAGTTGATTGCCCAAATAATGAGTCATTTGATGTTGATTTGCAAAAAAGGACTTGCAGTTGCCGAAGATTTCAACTCACTGGTATCCCGTGTGGTCACGCACTGGCTGCCATATGGACAAGTGGGGCAGAGATAATGGACTATATCCATGAATGTTATAAGAAAGAGACATTTCGGAAAGCTTATGCAGGAATCATATACCCTATGTCAAGCCCAGAGCAGTGGCCAGAGACTGGTTTGAACCCTATATACCCACCTTTTGAAACTAATCTGCCAGGGAGACCAAAAAAGGCCAGAAGAAGAGAGTCTGATGAACCACCCCCAAGTTCAACAAAAACTCGAAGGTTTGGTCAGATCCACTTGTGCAAAAAGTGCAAACAGCCAGGCCACACAAGCAAAACATGCCCCAACCCAACAAATGCTCAG GTTCCTGCTCAAAAGAAAAGGGGTAGGCCACCGGTTGCAAATCCCACTGAagcaacaaagaaaagaaaagaatga